In Aerosakkonema funiforme FACHB-1375, the sequence AATGTTAGCAACTGCTGGCTGCAACCAATCTAATTCAACCGTTACCCCTGCCCGACAAGGAGAGGAGAATAAAGTTTCGCCCCCCGCCCTTGTAGGGACGGGTGCTGGAGAAGTAGGTTTGTCCGATCGCAACAGTCTGACAAGCGGGTCTTCCTCTCAGTCGCGACCGATCGAAGTTGTGACGACGTTTTTGCCGATGTATTGGTTTACCAAAGCGGTAGCAGGTAATTTAGTTCGGGTAGAAGTTTTGCTGCCTCCGGGTACTGAGGTGCATGAGTATCAGGCAACACCAAAAGATGTACAGGCGATCGCGCAAGCAGATGTGCTGGTGAAAAATGGCTTGGGCTTGGAAGAATTTCTGGAAAATACAATAAAAAATGCCCGAAATACCCAATTAAAACAGATTGAAGCCAGTAGGGGCATTAAACCTTTACAAGAAATTTCCCCAGTCGTTGAAGTAGCCGACAAAGCCGATCGAGACCACAAACACGAACACGAACACTCTGCTGGCAATCCGCACGTTTGGCTCGATCCCATATTAGCGATCGAACAGGTGGAAAATATTCGCGACGGTTTAATTGCCGCCGACCCTGGAAACAAAGTCACCTATCAGGCAAATGCTGCCGCTTACATTCAGCAATTACAAGCACTCGATCGCGAATTTCAACAGCGTTTGCAGCAATATCCCAACTGCACTTTTGTTACTTTCCACGACGCTTATCCTTATCTGGCACAAAGATATCAGCTTAAACAAGTTGCGGTAGTCCAAATTCCGGAAGATCAACTTTCACCAGGGGATATACAAAAGACGATATCAACTGTAAAACAATACAAAGTTAAAGCCTTGTTCGGTGAATCGGGAACAGATAACAAATTGCTAAAAAACCTTTCGCAAGATTTAAAATTAAACCTGAGTGTGTTGGATTCACTGGAATCTGGGTCAGTAGATCCGCAGCATTACTTTACTGCTATGAAAGCTAATCTGCAAACCCTTGAAGCTGCTTGCCGATAGACGAAAAATGCGAGCGGTTCCAGTCGAGCTTTAATTAAGAAGTTAAATTGTATGAATTTAACTTGCAATCACATAGGATCTGGAGAGTATTTATCTTTAATAAACTCAGATTCACAATGAAAATCGATTCTTTTCTGCTTGCGTGCGTCAATAATGAAAAGCATTAAACAAGAAACAATATTACCCCCGGTTTTAAAGGTAGAAGGCTTAACGGTATACCGGGGTACTTACCCAGCTGTTCGGGATGTTTCATTTGAACTTCTGCCCGGTACGGATACGGCAGTGATTGGCCCAAACGGTTCCGGTAAAAGTACGCTTGTCCAAGCAATGCTAGATTTGATAGCGCCCACTTCTGGAACAGTGGAAATATTCGGTCGTCCCGTGAAACGGCTAGGACGTTTGCGGCGCGAAATTGGCTACATTCCCCAACATTTTATTTTCGATCGCTCTTTTCCCATTTCTGTAGCTGAATTGGTAGGCTTGGGATGGGATAATGAAAGGCAAAAGCTTTTCCAAGCCGAGTTGTGGGAACGAAAGCAAAAAAGGCAAAAGCATAATTTTCGGATTTTTCCTTTTTCGTTATCTTGGCACAACCCGGAAAAGGAGGAAGCGATCGCTCGATCTTTGCAACGTGTGAATGCCTACCACCTCCGCAAACAAGCGATCGGTACTTTAAGCGGTGGCGAACTCAAACGGGTATTGCTAGCTTACTGCTTGGTGAGTCCGCGACGGTTGTTAGTGTTGGATGAGGCTTTCGCAGGAGTGGATGTTTCGGGAGAAGCAGATTTTTACGCTTTACTCAACGAACTCAAAAATGAGCAATATTGGACTATTTTACAAGTTTCTCACGATCTAGATATGGTCAACCGTCACTGCGATCGCGTCCTCTGTCTCAACCAAACTTTAGTTTGTTCTGGATCTCCTGACATCATTCTTTCCCCAGAAAACTTACTAGCAACCTATGGCCCAGCTTTCAGTCGCTATCAACACCGACATTAATTTGAGATGTGAAATTTGAAATTTAATTAAATCTTAAATCTCAAATCTCAAATTTGAAATTCAAGCTGGTTCATCCAAATGTTCTGCTACTGCTTGATAGAGTTCCAATACATGACGATCTTGGAGGCGATAAAAAACATTACGTCCCTGTTTGCGATAACTCACCAGTCGCATTGCCCGCAATACTCGCATTTGATGAGAAACTGCTGATTCGCTCATTTCCAGCGCCGCTGCCAAATCGCAAACGCAGAGTTCTTTCACTGCTAAAATTGAGAGAATTCGCAGGCGATTTGCATCGCCTAATAGACTGAAAAATTCCGCCATCCGCTGAGCTTTTTCTGTGTTGAGGATTTGTCCTTGCAGATGGTGGACATCCGCAAGCTCAACAGGGTGTGGCGGATGGCAGGCAAGGTTTTCCGGTTCTTTAACGACATTAGTTAGGGAATGATTAAAGCTTGGGCGAATTGGCATATTAAAGTTACAACTCAAATAAATTTTTAGGTTTTTTTGTATTTCAAGGTGTTTGAATAATGATTTTGCTAGACGAACTTGCTCAATATAATCCTAACTTATTCGCCGTTACTCCTGGCAGCAACTTGATAGAATTGCTACAGTTTCCTTTTATGCAGCGTGCGATCGCAGGTGGCGTCTTGATGGGATGCTTGGGAGGTTTACTCGGTAGCTTCGTCACTCTGCGACAGTTGTCTTTTTTTAGCCATGCAGTCGGTCACTCTGCTTTGGTAGGAATTGTTTTAGGTGTGCTGCTACAGTTAAACCCCACCTGGATGCTGCTACCCTTCACCGTCGCCTTTGGTTTAATCGTACTCTATTTAATCGACCAAACCGATCTAGCTAGCGACAATATTCTTAACGTTGTCTTATCGGGGACTTTGGCGGTTGGCATTATCCTCAGCGGATTGATTCGCGGCTATCGAGGCGGATTGATGAATGTCCTATTCGGCGATATTTTGGCGATCGACCTGACAGACATAGTATTAACTGTATTATTATTGCTCAGTGCAGCTATTTATCTTTTATCCACCCTACAGCAGCAAATCCTGTTGACCCTTAATCTATCTGTAGCTAAGGTTCAAGGCATCCCAGTCCAACTGCATCGGTACTTATTTGTTGTACTGCTTTCCCTTACAGTTGCCTTGGCCACTAAAGCTGTAGGTATTCTACTGGTCAATGCCTTTCTTGTCATCCCAGCTTCTGCTGCCAAATTGCTCAGTCACCAATTTAGCCATTTTCTGGCAATTTCCGTAATTTTGGGAGTCTTCAGCAGCATTTTCGGCTTACTTTTGTCCGGTCTTCTCAACTGGGCTTCCGGCCCAAGTATCGTATTAATCCAATTTTTAGTATTTTTAGCTGTTATCGGTTTTAGCAAGCTAAAAATACAGCAAAGCTGAGATTCGCTTGTTGGGTGAGCATTGCTCACCCGACGAATGTTTTAGCAGCCACAACCGTGATGGCCGCAACCTTTGCCATCGCTATGACCGTTAGCGCAGGAATCGCTGCAATAGTATTTGCCATCCTTTTGCACGGCTTCGGAAATAGAGACTACACAGAGGCAAGGTTCACAAGCGCATTTCATCGTGTTTACGGTAGTCATGGTTTTCTCCCGATCGATTGTTTTTTTTATTCTAACGTATGAACAGCAATTCAGATATTTTTTTATAAATTTTTAACGATCTCAGTAAGAGACTTTGTTGAGCCCAGTTAAATCGGATGTCAGGGTAAGGCTAAAATTATTTCAGCAATTTTAGCGATGGGGGCTTGCCAAAACCCAGATAGGTTTGCTAATTTAGTTAAGCGCTGGAAAAAAAGCACAGCCGCCGGGATAGCTCAGTTGGTAGAGCAGAGGACTGAAAATCCTCGTGTCACCGGTTCAAGTCCGGTTCCTGGCACTCCACAAAAAACCTTGAAATTAAACGATTTCAAGGTTTTTTAGCTTTCAGAGGCATAACCGATCGAGAGACAGCAGTTATAATTTGAGCGTAACAATCCCGCATTTTTGATATCTTTACGGCCAAATAGTGTGTGGTTTTAGAAGAGCGATCGCTCGAGTCAGAAGGAAGGGCTGAAGACTCAGAAAAACCACTGCTAAAATATTGACCGACTAGAATTGAGAAGTAGTTTTACCTACACACTCATACTTTACTCAATCAGCGGCGTTAAAATTTTCATCGGGCACAAACAAAAAAAAACGCGGATTATTTGAGTCGATCGCCATAACTATAAAGACATTCCCAACCAGTAATGCTAGATTTAGGTTTTAATCAAAATAGCGGTAATCTGGCATACCTGTCGGCTTCCGCTCGCCGCTTTCGCTTTCACTTGCCGCAGGCATATCGTGCAGGGTGCTTTCGTAGGCGATCGGGCGAAATCAGATCTGGGCTTTTTCCCAGATTGCCTCATGACTCACACTTGCAGTTGAGAGACCGACTCTGATGAGCGTGCCTATAGATCTTCAAAAACGGCTTTCTGATGCTCCAGTAAAATCGGAATCCGCTTGGCAAATTAATCCGAGCGGTTGGCAGGAGTTAGGGGCTCAATTGGTATATACCCAAGACGCATCTGGACAATATTTATCTTTTTACTGGCAGGAAGCAGAACGCTATGACCTGCGCCCGGAAGCGATCGCCTTTAGCTCAACGAACGAAGCATTTGGCCCAACAGCAATTGACCCGTATCTGGAGCGTTTGCGGCAGATACTGGAAACTCTCGTACCCCAGCGTTTCCAGTGTCAGTTCCGCTACAGGGAATATACCTTCCCCTTCGATTTAGTCATCAGCCCAATTTTAATGCCCGATGGCAGCGCTACCCGAGTGCTGGTCATGGGCTCTCAAGTAGAGCCGCACTTAGCAATGGTATCTAACAACTCCATTGCGGCAGCCCAAACGATAGAAGCAAATCTGGATATACAAGATGAATTAAGCGCTTGTTCTAAAGAGAAATTATCTACAACATCGTCTGGGGTAGATGAACCATCAAGTTTTAAAAATTACCAAAAACTGCTCAGCAAAATTTCCCGCAATATCCGGCGTACCTTAGATCTGGATACCATTTGGCAGCAAGCGGTAGACGATCTGGGGCAAGGGTTGGGTGTCAGTCGCTGCATTATTTGTCCTTACAGTCATTCCGATCCAGAAGTAAAGGTAGTAGCTGAATATCAGCAAGATTCGGCAACTTCCCTGTTGGGGCAAAAACTAAAGTTGGACAAACCGTACCTAACCGAAGCGCTCACAAATCTGGAACCGTTAGTGGTAGAAAGAGGATCTAGTCCGGAAACCTTACAGCAGTCTATGCTGATCGTGGCGACTTGCTATCAAAACCAACCAAATGGTTTGATCCGGCTCGATCGGGAAAATTGTTTCGGTGACTGGCAGTCTGAAGAGATAGAATTGGTGCGAGAAATAGCCGATCAAGTTGGCACCGCTATCACTCACGCCACCCTATACAAAGAGTTGGAACGAGCTCGTCAGGAAGCAGAAGATGCCTCTCGCCACAAGAGCGAGTTTTTGGCAAATACTTCTCACGAACTCCGCACGCCCTTAAATGGGATGATTGGATTCCTCAAGCTGATTCTGGAAGGTATGACAGACGATCCGGAAGAGCAAATGGAATTCATCCAAGAAGCGTATCGCTCGGCTCTACATCTGCTCGGCATTATTAACGATATCTTGGATATTGCCAAGATCGAAGCCGGTAAGATGGAGCTGGAATTGAGCCAATTAGATTTGGACGAACTCTTCGAGGACGTTGAAGATTTTACCAAAACTCAGGCTTTACAAAAGAATCTCAGCTTCCGCATTCAAAGACCGCCCACAAGAGATAAAATTACCGTTTATGGCAATTACCAACGTCTTTTGCAGGTAATGTTAAATTTGGTTGGCAATGCAATTAAATTTACTCACGAGGGTGGGGTTTTAATTACAGCGGAAGTTGTCAGAAAGAAGGTGGTTGTTCAGAACCAGGAACTGCCTGGAATGGTCAAAGTCCGCGTCATAGATACGGGCATCGGCGTATCATTGGAAAAGCAAGATAGACTGTTCCAATCCTTCAGTCAAGTAGACGGTTCGCGCACCCGCAAATACGGCGGTACGGGTTTGGGATTAACAATTTCTCAAAAACTCATAGAAGCTATGAAAGGTGTGGTGAATTTCTACAGTATGGGTGAGGGACTCGGATCGACGGTGACTTTCACTGTGCCGCTTTATCAAGATGTCGTGATGGGTTCGGAACAGCCAACCGATGTAGATGCTTTGATTTAGAGGCTAGGGCGTCAGGGTTAGGGAAAGAGGGAGAGGGCAGAGGGAAAAGGGAAAATATTAATTCTTCGGCTCCCTCCTCAAGAGATCCCCCACTTCCTCTAACTTTTGACTTTTGACTTTTGACTTTTGACTTTTGACTTCCCTATCGTCGGCGTTCTTGCAATTGCCGATAAACAGCTTTGATATCAACTTGATGATGAGCCAAAGCTACAAGAGTGTGGTAAAATAGGTCGGCAACTTCACCTGCGATCGCTTCTTTATCATCATCCTTACAAGCCATCACCACTTCAGCAGCTTCTTCGCCAATCTTCTTTAAAATCTTGTTATCGCCGCCAGCTAGCAACTTGCACGTATAAGAACTTTCTGTAGGATTGTCCCGGCGCGAACAAATGACTTCAAACACTTGAGACAAAGTATCAGCGGGTGGCGCTTGCTTTTGTCCATCCACGCGATGAAAACAACTGCGCTCACCCGTGTGGCAGGCAATATCTCCAATTTGTTCCACACCAATGAGTAAGGCATCGCTATCGCAGTCGTAGCGGAGACTTTTGACATTTTGAACGTGACCTGACGTTTCGCCCTTTGGCCACAATTCGGCACGCGATCGACTCCAAAACCAAGTTCTTCCAGTGGCGAGAGTTTTTTGCAGCGACTCCCGATTCATCCAAGCCATCATTAACACCGTACCATCCAGATAATCCTGGACAATAGCCGGAACCAATCCGCGCTCATCATAGCGGATATTATCGATCGGAATAGATTGACTAATAGGGGTAGGCTCAGCCGCAGGCATAAAATCAGTTAAAGCTTTAGCTCACTCGATCACGATATCATGCTTTGTCCTAGAGAGCTTTAAATCACTTAACTTACAGCCATAGAGTTAAAACTAGCCGCCTGAGTTCTCACCGCACACCAAGCAATCTCATGCGCCTTAGATTCTGTGCCGTACCAGTGAAGCGCACAATTATACGCAGCTCGGTATAATTCTTGAGCGGGCTCTGAAAGACGAGAGCGCACGTCGGCAGGCAAATCTTGATTCGTTTTGTATAACATCGCGGTTATGGGTGCTATATAGGATAATTTATGAGCTTACTAAGCTTGAACAATGGTTTCCACTATCTCAAGATAGACCTTTAAGCATTTCACCAAGATAAGACTCAAGTAAGGAGCAGATAACTTTGGTCACTACCTCATTTAAAACCACCAACTCAGAAGAAATTTTTGCAGCAGCCCAGAAACTAATGCCAGGGGGCGTCAGTTCACCCGTGCGAGCCTTCAAGTCTGTGGGGGGACAACCGATCGTTTTCGATCGCGTCAAAGGCGCTTATATTTGGGATGTCGATGACAACCAGTACATCGACTATGTTGGTACTTGGGGGCCGGCCATCTGCGGTCACGCTCATCCCGATGTCATCGAGGCACTGCACAAAGCTTTAGAGAAAGGTACCAGCTTCGGCGCACCCTCCTACCTGGAAAACGTCCTTGCCGAAATGGTTATCGACGCCGTTCCCAGCATTGAAATGGTGCGCTTTGTCAATTCCGGCACCGAAGCTTGTATGGCAGTTTTGCGCCTGATGCGAGCCTTCACCGGACGGGATAAAATTATCAAGTTTGAAGGTTGCTACCACGGCCACGCCGATATGTTTTTGGTCAAAGCCGGCTCTGGTGTCGCCACCCTTGGCTTACCCGACTCTCCCGGCGTACCCAAATCGGCCACACAGAACACTCTCACGGCTCCCTTCAACGATTTAGAAGCTGTGAAAGCTTTGTTTGACGAAAACCCAGACCAGATTGCCGGTGTCATTTTGGAACCTGTGGTAGGCAATGCGGGATTTATTCCTCCGGATGGCGGTTTTCTGGAAGGTTTGCGCGTACTTACCAAAGAAAACGGCGCTTTGCTCGTATTTGATGAAGTGATGACCGGTTTTCGGATTGCCTACGGCGGTGCCCAAGAAAAATTCGGCATCACTCCCGATTTGACAACTCTGGGCAAAATTATCGGCGGTGGTTTGCCCGTAGGCGCTTATGGCGGACGTAGAGATATTATGTCAATGGTGGCACCATCCGGGCCGATGTATCAGGCGGGGACGCTTTCCGGCAATCCTCTGGCGATGACTGCGGGGATCAAGACACTGGAATTGCTGCAAAAATCGGGGACATACGAATATCTCGATCGCATTACCAAAAAGCTAGCCGATGGATTGTTGCAAATTGCCAAAGAAAAAGGTCATGCAGTTTGTGGCGGTAACATCAGCGGTATGTTCGGTTTGTTCTTTACCTCTGGCCCCGTCCACAATTACGAGGATGCTAAAAAGTCAGACTTGGCGAAGTTCAGCCGCTTCCATCGCGGTATGTTAGAGCGCGGTATTTACCTCGCACCGTCCCAGTTTGAAGCTGGTTTTACTTCTGTCGCTCATACAGAAGAAGATATCGATCGCACCCTACAAGCCGCAAGGGAAGTAATGTCGAGTCTGTGATTTCAAATTCTCGCAATTGAGTTTTGTGTTGGGGACTGAGCATAGGGCATAAACTGCAAATTTTTAATGCAGATTTGAGATTAAATTTAATCTCAAATCTAAAATTTAAAATCTGAAATTGTCCTCTCCCCAGTCCCTAGTGTAAATAACCATCCCATCCAAAAAATCAGCTTGTTCGTCCCCTCGATTCTTATTCAATTTTCAGATATTTTTGCGCTCTATTTTTTGTGCCAAATCATCAGAGAGCAAGCTATTTTGGCGAGCGGCTGCACTCTTACTCGAAGATGGCTGCTTGGGAACAGATGGCTGTCGCCAGAGGACGAAAGGAATAGTCAGTACGCCCAATATCATGACAATCCCTGCTGTTAACCAAACCATTAAACGACTAGGCTGATAATCGCTGTTCTCAATTTGCCGAAAAATTTGATTGTAGCGCCATAAAGAAAAGGCTATCAAAACAATGCCGAGAATTGCTAAACCTAAGCCGAGGTTTTGAGAGTTAATAGCAGAATGGCTGTCGATATTATGTCCTGTGACAGCAGATTCTAACTGGCGCAGAAATAAGCCAAAGCGAGCAATTGCAAATCCAAATCCAATCAGTGCGATCGAGGTTCGCAACCAAGCCAAAAATGTCCGTTCGTTGGCTTGATGCTCTCTTAGGCGGTCAAAATTTGGCGTCCTGTTCATCGCTATTTAAGAGTGGGCAATACCCACCCTACTTAGCTTACTTAGCTTACTTAGCTAACGATAATTTGTAAATTGCAAGGCAACCGGAAAGTCTTCTTGCTTTAAGCGCTGAATAACCGTTTGCAATTCATCTTTCGATTTAGCAGAAACCCTCACGGCATCTCCTTGAATCGCTCCTTGAACTTTTTTAAATTCATCGCGAATCAACTTGGTAATTTGTTTGGCAATTTCCTGACCAATCCCTTTTTTGAGTTTGATTTCTTGCCGAACGCGATTGCCGCTAGCTGATTCAACTTTGCCGTAATCAAATATTTTGAGAGAGAGATTGCGTTTGGCAGCTTTTTGTTGCAGAATTGTGTGAATCGAGTTTAAAGTAAACTCGCTGTCGGTGCTAATCGTAATCGATTCTTTACCCAATTCCACAGTTGTTTTTGTGTCTTTGAGGTCGTAGCGGCTTTGAATTTCCCGATCGGTTTGGTCTACAGCATTGACCAATTCTTGATAGTCAAAGTCGCTCACAATGTCAAATGAATATGTAGAAGCCATAGGAAATCGGTAAAACTCTGAAAAGGTGAAAAGGTAATCGAGTACTTTAAAATTTTAGTCGCTGAGTAAAGATCGATCTACAATCTCAAATCTCAAATCTAAAATCTCAAATTTGATTACCCATTACTCGCTAACTAATTTATACTAGCTTGCAGCAGGCTTTGGACGAATAAAGTGGCGATGCAAAGGGAGCCAAGGGCGAACATAAGTCCTCGCGCTAGGGGAATGTTCAAAATATAAAAAACCGAGTGCAGCAACCTCGCCACGAGAAATGCGATCGCAGCACCTACCCCTACAGACGAATTGACACCAGTTACGTAAGCCATCAGCGCTGCGGCTGCAAACAGCATAAACGCTTCAAAAGCATTTTGATGAGCCCAGGTGGCTCTTTGAGCGTAGGGAGGCAGTTTATCTACGATCGCTCTGGGAGTTGCCAGGGCTTCTTTGCCCAACTGCACGCGAGCATAAGCCACCAGCAAAAAAGGCACGTAAATCAGAAAAGCTGCTATAGCTATACAGTAAAGAAAAATGTCAGACATCGGTATTTGCGATCGCATCATTAGCCTTTATTTCATTCGTTCTCATGCCTGCCAAATCAATCAGAAAGATTGCCAACTTACTTGTCAAATCCGAAATTTGGCTCGCACAAAGAACGGCAAACTTGCCCAACATACTAATCAAAGTAAAACAGCGTCACTAATTTTCGTTGTTCTTCTGCATCTTTACAAGTTTGCAGCAGCGTGCGGCTGTCATGAAAAGCAAAGCAAATCAGCTGCTGGCATCTAGAAACAATTTCCTGATTGCATAGGGCGCTAGCTTCACCTAAAGACAGATGATCGTTTTCTGGCTTTTCTACCAAGTGCATCACCTGTTCGAGCTGCTGGCGCGATTCTAGGGGCTGGCGCTCCAGACTTTGGGGTAAAATCACGGTTAACAGTTTGGGATCTGCCCGCATTGCGCCTCTAATGGCAGCCGCGTTAGTACCCGTAGCACCGGAGGTAATCAGGCTATTGCCGGATAATACCAAGGCATAGCTCATCATCTCGATCAGGTGCTGATGGGTAATAGGAACGTGGCGAGATCCTAACAGGGCAATGCGCTTGGAACCCGTTTGCTGGATTGTCGCCAGTTCTTGGACTAATTCATCAACTTTAGGTATCTCTATCGATTGACTCAAGGACGGTTTGACGTTGAACAACCTTGATATTTTAACAGAATGGGTTACGGTAGCGTTACAGCAGGCTCCAGTCCGAGTTTGGACATGAGACGATCGACATCAAAGTGTTCTTTCATTAACTGACGGACGCACTGCACTTTAATCGGTTCTTGCAGGCGCACTTGACCGAAAGCGCGGTTAATGATTTCTACAGTGGTGAGGGTATCCAGGTCAACCGACAAAATCGGAATTTCGAGGTCTTCAGCGCGATTGAGAATAAAATCGGACGGAGGGACGTGCCCGGTTAAAATCAAACACTGAGTAGAGGTTTCCAAGGCTGCGAGCTGGATATCCTGACGATCGCCACCAGTCACCACTGCCATATTCCTACCCTTGCGGAAGTACTTCAGCGCCGAGTTGACATTCATCGCACCGATAGTTAAGCTTTCCACCATTAGATCCAATCGATCGGGTCGGCAAATCACCTCAGCGTGCAATTGGTGTACCAGTTCTCTGACGCTGACGCTGCGTAGCAAGGCACTCCGGGGCAGAATTCCCAAAACTGCAATATCCCGCTGTTCCAGAAATGGCTTAATCTCTGTTTCTACTGCTTCGAGTTGCTCGCTGGGAACATCATTGAGGATAACGCCGATTAGGCGATCGCCCAACCGCCGCTTCGCTGACAATATCTTGTGTATCGATAGCACCGATTCCAAGCGCGTTACCAACACAATTCCCGCATCCACCACCTCTGCCACTTCCAGCAAGGACATTTCAAACAAAGTGCCCTCCTCCAGAGTTCCTGGCCCTTCTAGCAAAACTAGCTTTCCAGACTGCACCTGGAGGTATTTGAGTAACTCTGAGCGATAATCGATTGTATCTTCGCCTTTGAGACGTTTTTCGATGCTGACTGTATCGAGAAATAATAGGGTTTTCAGCAATCGGTTCGGCGGCAAGTTGAGATTGTGGGCTAAAAACTTAACATCCTCATCCATGCCATCAGTGCGATCGTCGCTCCAACAGGTTCCCAGCGGCTTACCGTAGGCGATATCCAGTTTTTTTTCTTGTAGCTGATGAGCAAGTCCCAAAAGTACCGCTGACTTGCCGCTATAAGCCTCGGTCGATCCTATCAGCAGATATTTAGCAGATTTCGGCACACCCTCACTCCTAATTTTGAGCTGTGTATCCTCCAAACGCCGTTTCTATTCATCCAAACGCAGCAGCTTGCGGTAAAATCCTTTGGAAAAATCGATTGAGCGAGAGGTCTTAAAATTCATTATGACTTCTATTAGAAAGTTAACAAATTCATTATTAGCCAGGGTAACTTCATAACTCATTTCTGCATTGCCATCAAACTGTAACCGACAACGGGTAAGGTCTGATGGTAGCGCCGCCACATTCCAGGTGGCAACAAAGGGGATGCTCTCTCCGCCTTCTATTTTGCGTTTTCCCTCCAGAACCCCTTTTTCATAGAGACTTATGGCTTGGGGTAACAAAGTGCGCTTGTTACCTTGGTAGTAGGGCATATAGACATTGACTCTGCGGGGGTCGGCAGGTTGGAGCTGTTCGATATTTGCACTCATAATCTTCCTTTTTTTGGCCTCTAGATTCAGACTAATGCCCGAATGCTGGGGCGGCAATATTTAAGCCCGTCCCAGCATTCACTGTCTGTAGTATTCCCAAAATGTCTACTTCCATCATCTCTCTACCTTGAAGGCGGACGCAATTGTCAGTGGCCTTATTTTACAAAGGCAGCGAGTGAGGAAACAATTGACACTATCGATCGATTAACTCGGGGATAGACTTGTGCCCAACTTATGACCCAAGAGGAGAGGGGCTTTGAGGCTCTCCCTTCTGTCGTATGGCTGCGTTGGACTCCCGATCTTGCCTAAATTCAGCCTTTAGGGCTCACACCAATTACAATTCTCAGAAAAATCCTACTCGACAAATTGTCAAATCGATAGAAACGGCGACTGAGTACTTCAACAAGG encodes:
- a CDS encoding metal ABC transporter permease; its protein translation is MILLDELAQYNPNLFAVTPGSNLIELLQFPFMQRAIAGGVLMGCLGGLLGSFVTLRQLSFFSHAVGHSALVGIVLGVLLQLNPTWMLLPFTVAFGLIVLYLIDQTDLASDNILNVVLSGTLAVGIILSGLIRGYRGGLMNVLFGDILAIDLTDIVLTVLLLLSAAIYLLSTLQQQILLTLNLSVAKVQGIPVQLHRYLFVVLLSLTVALATKAVGILLVNAFLVIPASAAKLLSHQFSHFLAISVILGVFSSIFGLLLSGLLNWASGPSIVLIQFLVFLAVIGFSKLKIQQS
- a CDS encoding ATP-binding protein, with product MSVPIDLQKRLSDAPVKSESAWQINPSGWQELGAQLVYTQDASGQYLSFYWQEAERYDLRPEAIAFSSTNEAFGPTAIDPYLERLRQILETLVPQRFQCQFRYREYTFPFDLVISPILMPDGSATRVLVMGSQVEPHLAMVSNNSIAAAQTIEANLDIQDELSACSKEKLSTTSSGVDEPSSFKNYQKLLSKISRNIRRTLDLDTIWQQAVDDLGQGLGVSRCIICPYSHSDPEVKVVAEYQQDSATSLLGQKLKLDKPYLTEALTNLEPLVVERGSSPETLQQSMLIVATCYQNQPNGLIRLDRENCFGDWQSEEIELVREIADQVGTAITHATLYKELERARQEAEDASRHKSEFLANTSHELRTPLNGMIGFLKLILEGMTDDPEEQMEFIQEAYRSALHLLGIINDILDIAKIEAGKMELELSQLDLDELFEDVEDFTKTQALQKNLSFRIQRPPTRDKITVYGNYQRLLQVMLNLVGNAIKFTHEGGVLITAEVVRKKVVVQNQELPGMVKVRVIDTGIGVSLEKQDRLFQSFSQVDGSRTRKYGGTGLGLTISQKLIEAMKGVVNFYSMGEGLGSTVTFTVPLYQDVVMGSEQPTDVDALI
- a CDS encoding metal ABC transporter substrate-binding protein → MLATAGCNQSNSTVTPARQGEENKVSPPALVGTGAGEVGLSDRNSLTSGSSSQSRPIEVVTTFLPMYWFTKAVAGNLVRVEVLLPPGTEVHEYQATPKDVQAIAQADVLVKNGLGLEEFLENTIKNARNTQLKQIEASRGIKPLQEISPVVEVADKADRDHKHEHEHSAGNPHVWLDPILAIEQVENIRDGLIAADPGNKVTYQANAAAYIQQLQALDREFQQRLQQYPNCTFVTFHDAYPYLAQRYQLKQVAVVQIPEDQLSPGDIQKTISTVKQYKVKALFGESGTDNKLLKNLSQDLKLNLSVLDSLESGSVDPQHYFTAMKANLQTLEAACR
- a CDS encoding ArsR/SmtB family transcription factor, which encodes MPIRPSFNHSLTNVVKEPENLACHPPHPVELADVHHLQGQILNTEKAQRMAEFFSLLGDANRLRILSILAVKELCVCDLAAALEMSESAVSHQMRVLRAMRLVSYRKQGRNVFYRLQDRHVLELYQAVAEHLDEPA
- the hemL gene encoding glutamate-1-semialdehyde 2,1-aminomutase — its product is MVTTSFKTTNSEEIFAAAQKLMPGGVSSPVRAFKSVGGQPIVFDRVKGAYIWDVDDNQYIDYVGTWGPAICGHAHPDVIEALHKALEKGTSFGAPSYLENVLAEMVIDAVPSIEMVRFVNSGTEACMAVLRLMRAFTGRDKIIKFEGCYHGHADMFLVKAGSGVATLGLPDSPGVPKSATQNTLTAPFNDLEAVKALFDENPDQIAGVILEPVVGNAGFIPPDGGFLEGLRVLTKENGALLVFDEVMTGFRIAYGGAQEKFGITPDLTTLGKIIGGGLPVGAYGGRRDIMSMVAPSGPMYQAGTLSGNPLAMTAGIKTLELLQKSGTYEYLDRITKKLADGLLQIAKEKGHAVCGGNISGMFGLFFTSGPVHNYEDAKKSDLAKFSRFHRGMLERGIYLAPSQFEAGFTSVAHTEEDIDRTLQAAREVMSSL
- a CDS encoding metallothionein — protein: MTTVNTMKCACEPCLCVVSISEAVQKDGKYYCSDSCANGHSDGKGCGHHGCGC
- a CDS encoding ChaB family protein, producing the protein MLYKTNQDLPADVRSRLSEPAQELYRAAYNCALHWYGTESKAHEIAWCAVRTQAASFNSMAVS
- a CDS encoding metal ABC transporter ATP-binding protein; this encodes MKSIKQETILPPVLKVEGLTVYRGTYPAVRDVSFELLPGTDTAVIGPNGSGKSTLVQAMLDLIAPTSGTVEIFGRPVKRLGRLRREIGYIPQHFIFDRSFPISVAELVGLGWDNERQKLFQAELWERKQKRQKHNFRIFPFSLSWHNPEKEEAIARSLQRVNAYHLRKQAIGTLSGGELKRVLLAYCLVSPRRLLVLDEAFAGVDVSGEADFYALLNELKNEQYWTILQVSHDLDMVNRHCDRVLCLNQTLVCSGSPDIILSPENLLATYGPAFSRYQHRH
- the hisIE gene encoding bifunctional phosphoribosyl-AMP cyclohydrolase/phosphoribosyl-ATP diphosphatase HisIE produces the protein MPAAEPTPISQSIPIDNIRYDERGLVPAIVQDYLDGTVLMMAWMNRESLQKTLATGRTWFWSRSRAELWPKGETSGHVQNVKSLRYDCDSDALLIGVEQIGDIACHTGERSCFHRVDGQKQAPPADTLSQVFEVICSRRDNPTESSYTCKLLAGGDNKILKKIGEEAAEVVMACKDDDKEAIAGEVADLFYHTLVALAHHQVDIKAVYRQLQERRR